GATAAGCTGTGCTTTGTTCGCCGCAGAGTTGACGTAGTGCTCTTTTTGTTGCTGTGGGTCATCACATTTTACCCTGCTCTCTGTAGCTGTATACGGTCTGACTCAAAGACAACAACCCTGACAACACCAAATGATTAGACACTGTAGGGTGAGACCCTGAAGTCACTTAGTCTCCATGACATGGTCATTTATGTTAAGATAGAGGGTCACTAGGCCATATACAGCAACGGGAGACTTTATATAATGGAATTACTGTACACAGTATGTGTTTGTACATGGGGCACCAGGTGTTGAGGATCTGCCACRGAAAACCTATAGGAGGAAACGGTaaaccaacatggaaaactgTGGGGTTTCACATGTGCACTCATACAATATCTGCAGGATGTATTGGAGTATATTTGCGTAGATAGAGCATATTACTCAAAGCAAGGTTGGTAATAGCCTACTGCATATCATGCTACACCATATGCTAGTGATAATGTGGTATCTGTGTGAAGTATGGCACAACGCATGGCATTTTGGTTTAGCCCCAGAAACACAAAAAGACTGCATTGAAGAATGTCTTTGGAAGGAATAGTCCATCTGATCAGATATTGATGCTGTACTAAACCTTTCTAATGCAAAATCATTGTCTGATGCAACACCGTGGCAAAAAAAAGGAGGAAATTCAGCTTTCTGACTTACTTATGTACCAATAATTGTTAATAGAATCTTATGTCATAAGTTTCAAATCCAGTTCCTCAAATTACTATCAGGCAAAATAAAAAGCGGTCAAGAGAGGCTAGTTTTAAGGTGacactgggccctggtcaaaagtagtacactatatagggaatagggtgccatttggggcaaaTTCAGTGTGGATTCATCTCCTGCTGCTTGCCACCCAGTTGGAATGTCCCTTTTAAATTTGTGGCTTACAATACAGAATGCTTCGAGTGACCCCTGGTGGTGCTAACAGTGAGATTGGGGTGAatctcaattgtatttccttCATTACTGCACCCTCTCTCTTCACACCTGTCTCAAAAATAATGTTTTCCTCCAATGCGTTTAGAGAAGAAGAATCAAGGATAAACAATCGTAATACACCGTGACTACTTTATGACTACTTTAATACTATATTTTtattgaatactttttttttgtatagATGTTGCGCTTGAGAGGAGAGCTTGCGAGAAAGCATTTAATTGTGCTGTGTGGTAGACTATGCTGTATTCTGTGCATAtgaataaacttgattgattgatctctTTGGGATGCTGATCCCCTCCGACTAGATGGAGATGGAGCAGAAGCAGTCTCATTTTCCAAAATGTGTTCCATGCCAACAGCGACACTGTCGGAGTGTTCTCACATCCAAAACACAAGTCATATCCTGTCTCTCtcattttgtcacaccctgatctgtttcatctgtccttgtgattgtctccacccccctccaggtgccgcccgtcttcctcattatcccctgtttatttatacctgtgttctctgtttgtccgttgccagtttgtcttgtttgtcaagtcaaccagcgtctcagctcctgcttttccccactCTCTTTTTCCTCACCCTCCTGaattgacccttgcctgtcctgtctctgagcctgcctgcctgaccactctgccttccCCTGACCCTGCATGCCGTCCtctacctttgccccacctctggattaccgacctgaccctgagcctgcctgccgtcctgagcctgcctgctgttggCTGAACGCCATGACCGGGCGTTGGACAGTTTACTGGAGCAATTCCACAGGTTGTCTGGGAGGCCGCCTAccacggtggtaaccccacagcCCCTCAGTGACTCGGCTGCTAGCAGCGCCGTCTCATCGGTCACTCCACCTTCTCGGgagccccgcttacctccccAGGAATGCTTcaatggagagccgagcacctgtcgggcgttcctagctcagtgtgccctcgtaTTCGAGCTTCAGCTCTCCTCCTTCCACTCGGATCGCTCCAAGATAGCCTGCCTCATCACGATGATGTCTGGGAGYgctctcacctgggctactgccATGTGGGAACAACAGCCAGCCATATGCACtagtctggaggggttcgtgggagaggtgaggaaggtttttGATGCCCCGTTCTCCGGGAGAGAGGCCgcccggaagctaatccagcttcggcaggactcccgcAGTGTAGCAGattatgcggtggatttccgcacgttggcagcaGAGTACTTGGAACCAGGAGGCACTGTTTGATATGTTCCTGCACAGCGCCTCGGGGGAggtcaaggacgagcttgcagcccgggagttacctacggatctcgagtccctcatcgctttgaccatctGTATCGATGGGTGATTACGGGAAcgacggagggagaggaaattgGATTTTGCTCGCACACCCAGGGATCCCACCTTGCCTCCGAGTCATTCCGGAAGCTCCCAATGGTCTCGTTGCCGAGAGAACCCAAAGCTTCCCGACCTGCCCCGAGGGTTGCCGAAGATGGCCGAGTCACTGCTTCCTGAgcctatgcaactaggcagagctgggctgcTGCCAGCGGAACAGCAATACAGGATTGACACGAAAagctgtctgtattgcgggactcttggtcaattcgtgtcctcttgtcctttaaaagatcaggctcaccggtaggagcgagtactctggtgggccatatggagaacgtTCCTGCTTCCCCTGCTCGCACCCtttttcatgccattctgctgtggggagaccagtcctaatctctccgggttctcattgactctggggccgacgagAGCTTTTTAGACGCTACCCTGAcgtccgagctgaacatccccactcagcccctctccatttccATGGATATTAGCgtgctggacgggcgctctataggctgAGTCTCCCacaataccactcccatcaacctacgtgtgtcagggaaccacagcgaggctatCCAGTTCCTGCTCACCAAGTCCCCTCAGATtaccgtggtattgggattctcctggctcctgcgacacaatcccctcattaactggtctactggtgccatcatgggctggagcccgttctgccacgcccattgcctgaagtcagtacaacctgccccgggacgtcttcccgGGGGCTCAGAaggtgccccggacctctccgccattgccgcggagtaccaggacctccggaaTGTGTTCAGCATGGCTTGGGCCACTGCACCGACCTTATGACTgagggattgaccttctccctagcatgACTCCTCCCCGGGGATGACTTTACTCTCTGTTGGGACCAGAGACAAAGGCGATGGAGACCTACATCGGGGACTCCCTTGCTGCAGGATtcatccatccttcttcttctcccgcCGGGCGCAGGGTtcgtgcatcgactaccggggtcgACTACCGGGATCTCAAcactacccgctaccactcatctcctcggcctttgaaccgctccagggggccaccgtgttttccaagctggatctacggaacgcctaccacctggtgcagaTACGGGAAGGGGACGAGTCGAAAaccgccttcaacacggccagcggtcTCTACGAGAATCTGGGAATGCTATCTGGGAATGCTATTTCGGCtcgtttgtcaagtcaaccagcattttttctcagctcctgcttttctccaggcagacagagaggtggAGTCTGTCTGCCCCTGCCTGCAGCCCTTTTACCTTTGCCCTTTTACTCTGGATTGTCGACccatgcctgccttgacctgtgtttgcctgcccctgttgctataataaacagtgttacttcgacagtctACCAGGTTCTAACCTTTATTCCTGATACACACATATTAGAGTTAAATGcatgtcagacctgggttcaaatactatttgtatTTAGGGTATTCCAATTACTTAAAGACATTTGCAAGTAAGAATTTagatatgttttattttaaaagtagttgaatattggaatgtattagaaaatactcaaatacactgactcaaatacattcccatgtatttgaaataagcatttgaaaataatttaaaatacttCCAAAAGAAGTAGTTGATTCAGGCcacattattaaaaaaaatactcatACACAGACAGtaagtatttaaataacaaatacacatgtatttgaacctaGGTGTATGTACAGGCACAGAACAGCCAAAGTTCTAACTTTGGCTGCCAAGCCCAAAAACTGCAGTGTGTACTCAGTTAACTCCAGGCCAGACAAAGACTACGATTAAGTTGCATGGTTTGAAATATTCCACAGATGCTTTCCTCCAAAAATGGTCTTCCCAAAAGAGATGTATCCCAGACTTAAGACATCACTTCTAATTGAACTGTTGTGAATTAAGATGACAAGGTTAGGAAGAAAGATGCCACAACATGATTTACTTGAATAAAACTGTATATTTTACAGATCTTTGTACACTTTAATTACAAAACTGTATGatactacattttttaaatcagtttttGGTCAGAGAATATTTAAAATCGTCTTATGTGCAATTACCATGTATTTACAAAGTCTCATGTTAGTGATTTATCAAAGAAAGCAACCAAATAACAACTCCAAAATGTTCATACACTCAACATAAGACATGGCTTAAAGATAAATATATTAGTAAATAAATATTCAGAGAACATATTTCCATTTATGAAATGTGCTGCTATACAGATACAGAAATATACAGATTGATTTCTAACCTTTTTAAACATCTGTAAAATGGTAATGATGGAGAAAATAATTATATtcttaaattgttttttaaaaagcatttttttgtacacattttctttttatataaTCTTAAGTGCTACAAACaattaaaacaaattaaatagTGACTTGCGTACCCCCACATTTTCATTTGCAGTACATCTCTATGCAAAGGCAAGATTAGATTCTCAATATCTTTAATTTATTAGGGCTCTGGGTTAACATATAAATATTGTTATTTCAAAACGAATGCCTCTGTGAAGAGAATGGGTACATTTCATAGAAACAGTAGAATACAGTCTGTAAAACAAACAGAAAGAAGgtatgaatgaatgaacaaaCAATGTTGATATTGTTTGTGAGCATGATGTGTATTGTGTGatttcatcattttttttttttaaatcaggtgtGCTGCTTTTTTTGTAACTGCGTTGTAAAAAATacatcaacaaaaacacacagccacagtATAAAAGAGATCCCTTGTGAATGATACTTTTTTCCTTTGGCCTATTATTTTTAAGCAACACAAGAGCCTCATACGACCATCTACATTAGAGCTTAAGTGTTGAGGAGGCTAGATGAGTAKCTGccaaaaaaaaacatgagcttCTAAACTAGAAATAGTAACTAAAACGGATATGAAACCAATCCTTTGAAGATTTCCAAATCTCTTTCGAGGAACTCAGAGAAACCTTGTCACTATGTGGACCTCTATTCAACCAAAAAGTGACACAGTCCCGCCCCAGATAATAAGTATGGCTCGCTGGCCTAAGGCTTGGTGTTGGTCTGAGTATACCACCAACAGACAGAACTGTAGAGTAGTTTGTATAGCTTAGCTTCATCTTCTCAATGAGAGAAGTgggtgactgactgacactgGCTGTCCTCCAACTACCAAAGATCCCAATCCCAATCCCCACCCAACCCcctaaaaaagaaaaaggaaatgttttggtattctTCCATAACCTTTCATCTGAGTTGGTGGTTTGTTGAAGCTTGTTATCCAAGCTGTATAGGTAACTGTATGTCATAAAAgcagtacagtacacacatagTCAGGTCTAAAGGTGAGCAAAAAAGACTTATTTTatgctaatacaattgctcagaggaaGATActttatttaacaagtaatacaaaaaaatctaaaaaaagatAGGAGTCAGAAATATTGCCACCCCTCTTTTCAATACTCAAGCACCctccccttgtgaggataacaACACTgtcttttctaaaatgttttatgagattggagaacacattgggagggctCTTAGACCATTccaccatacagaatctttccagatccttgatatccttcgtcagCGCTTATGAACTGCCCTCTTCAAATCAAAACACAGGttttcaatcgggttcaagtcccgaAAATAtaatacagctcagtatttgtattatttattgtatacagtcttttttgctcatctttaacaagggtgccaatcatttttgaCCTGACTGTACATATagtgcatacatactgtatgtacatccaGGCATTTGTGTAATAAGAATtaagaaggggaaaaaaggaaagaaatccTCAAAAGTTTTGCACAAAATGGAGTTTCGATATCATGTGAAGAAAAACAACTCACCAAATCAGAAAATACAATCTCACAAACTGGGCCCAGCTAACACAATTAGTTTATCTTCTAATGGGTCTCATGACTGACACTGGCTGGCACTGATGGTATGTGGTAGTAGCCTACATGTCGTGTTGTGCCCCTGCCAAGCCAACCACTGAACTTCCACCCATATGTTGTAGCCTGATTCTCTATCGCAGCCTGTAGAAGCTGCTGGTGGGGCCACGAGGTGGGCTGAGCCACAGGAATGAACTGGATAGGCCTGGTTACACCAGGCAGGCCATCATATAATTTTCAGTAGAAATCCACACCATCACCATATAGGATTATAACATTCAGAGCTCAGCGAGCGAGCAAGGCTTAGAACAAGGCAACTGAGGGTTTGTTGATTGACTAACTGAACGACTGACTGGTTCGGTACCAAAGAGGCTGTTTCTGGGCTCCACACCCCCTCATATACCCCCAAGCCCCTCATCTGTAGATTTACTGTTTCCCGACGCATCGTGGTTAGTGGCGTTCCGGGGATGGAACAGGGCCCTGGTCTCTTCCTCCTGGGTGGGGTACGTTTGACCTCTGAACGGTCCTGAAGTGAAGTACCCCCCTTCACCTGGCTCCACCCGCCAACGAGTCCCAGTCCGCCCCTCGCCCCCTTGCCCCTCCCCCGTAATGATGCTGCCTAGCAGTAGGCTGCTCTGGGTCTCCGCCCCCAAGCCCGGCTCACAGTCTGTGTCCTCATGGATTATGGGTATTCTCTGGCTGAGCTCGCCACAGCAGCCCTGTCCAGAGCAGGCGTCTGAGTCTGCAGCGTGGTGTGCGTACTGCACGTTCACGGCATAATCCTCGTTGTAGCGCCCCCCTGTGGCCCGGTGGACCTTCATCTCCTTGTAGAAGAAGCAGGGCAGGCCCTCATAACTCACCTGCTCCGACGGAGCCAACAGGTGCTCCCCCTGGCCGTAAAAGTTCTGCTGATGCTGAGAGGCGGAGCTCTGCTGATGGAACTCTGTGACCCTGTGACAGCCACGCCCCGAGGAGGCCAGAGACCCAGCCGTGTCCGAGTCCTGCCCCTGCTGACCTATGCACTCCATGTTGGATGGGAGTACCTCGAAACAGCAGCTACACGCCCCTGCTCCTACTCCCCCCAGGCCATGATTCCCCcctatctcctcccctgtctGCCCCCCCTTCCCCCTGTCAGCGGCTCCCTCTAGAGGGCCGGCTGAGGTAGTGCTAGTGGTGCTGGTGTCCCTGGCTTGCTCCAGTGACGAGCGGCTGCTGTAGTTGGGCTCCAGACTGCAGCTGGAGAGCTGGTCCCCCGAGCCGAACCCACAGGCTCCTGGAGGAGGCTGTGGCTGCAGGTTGCAGCCATCTTGTCCCCCCGAGGGAGCTGGGGTTAGGGAGTCCTCGGCTGTGGAGGGACAGGCGGTGGAGGCCCCTGCGGCTGTGGCCCCTGGCTCCCCTTGCGAACCCCTGCAGGGGCTCTTACTGCGGTAGACGTAGGGGTCGTAGTCAGAGCTCAGGGAGCTGCGGAAGGTAGAACAGGAGCCGTACACCCCCTGGTTGCTAACCTCGGTGCAGTCCAGCATAGAATCACTGGATGAACAGTGGCACTGGCctgaactgctgctgctgctgtcgctgcccggACAGTCGGCCAGGTAACCGCTGCACACAGAGTGGTGGCCATGGTAACAGCCCAGGCCTGAGGCACCACTCCCTGCCTCCCCTATCCTGGAGCTGGTAGCGGGGGCCATGTGGACCACCGTGGGGTAGAGCAGACCCCCCTGGAAGGCCCTGCTGTGGTGGCCCTTGTGGGGCCCGGCGCCCCCAGCCACCCCCACTACGCCTGCAGCCCCCTCACCCTGCTGGGGGAAGGTCAGGCCCTGGAAGTAGTAGTGTTGGTACATGGTCTCATACTGCGAGTAGCAGGCAGCACGCGAGAAGCTGCGCCCATGGAATTTGGGCCTCTTGAAGGCTCCATGGTGGGGCCCGGACTGCTGGTGCTGGGGGTAGGTGGGGGGGTTGAGGCCCAGGCCGCGGTGTTGGTGGTCCAGGCCACAGTGGTGGGGGTTGAGGGAGTGGTCCAGGTGCACGGTAGTGTGGGGGTGGTAGCCCCGGAGGAAGGCCCCGGCGTGGGCAGACTGGGGAGGGTACAGGCCCTGGGGGTCTGGGTGGTGGTCCACAGTGAGCATTGTGATGGGGTTACCATGAGGGTCCATGGAGGTGCGGGTGGGGTAGGTAGTCACCTGCCCAGCACGATGCACCCTGCCTGGGTAGTGGACGGGCAGGACTACCCTCTGCTGCCGGCTGTGGACGGGATTGCCATCCATGCAGACAGGGCCGGGGTTCCCCTTCTTTTGCTCTGAGAAGAGGGgtgtgaaagagggagagtgtTTGATTAAGGTTAACCTAGAGAGTCAAAGAAGAGTCTTTCAAAGGTTAGCTTTGTTACAGTTACAGTTTCATGTGTTGTAATATTTACTTTATTTCATGAAAAGGGTATTTCACATCAACTGCATTTTGCTTTTACTGTTTTAGTGGGTTGTGTAGTCTAACAAAAGTGCTGACTGGAAACTCTTATTAGAGAGCCACAGGTGCTCCCCCACTGGGACCCTGTTCcccatatagtacactacttttgaccagggcccatagggaatagtgtgccatttgggatgcagccagtgtGTATCAACTCACCGATAATGTTGTGTCTACAGTGAGGGCAGGTGTGGTGCTGGAGGAGCCAAGGGTCCACACACTTCTTATGGAACCTGTGGGCACAGGGGATGACCCGCAGCTCCTGTTGAGGGGaaggagagcaggagaagaggagggggaggaaacagggggagaggaggagagggaggggaagaacaggggaagaggaggagagggggaagaagaagaGTTAAGGTTAGTTATTAAAACTCATGATATCGAAGGACATTATTGGCGTTTTGTTGGATGAATGGCCAACAGGTGGCAGCAAAGCAGCAAGAAGGTTTCTCTTCTTCACCGGTGTCACATTATACATCAGTTTACAGCTACACCGAACAAATCCAACCTCACAATCAAACCCAAGACTACACTACTCATCATGGCAGCACAGAGCCCTCAAACTACACCAGTCACCCTTCTTCTCAAACCTGACACCATGCCGTTGGCCGAGCCAGAGAGCGCCTTATACAGAACACAGCAAGACTTGACACAAAGAAGGGTCATTATTATTCCGTTCTTGGACAGAAGATAGCTCAAGTTTGTCCCTGCGTCTCTCTCGccgtttccctctctcccactctccttctctcactgccCCTTAGCATGACTCATCTCCTCTTTgggctctctccctcccatcttttGTCTTACTTCACTGCTCAAACCCCTTTGATGCCATTCAGCCTTTTATATCACTACTATGctttgttgtgtgttttcttCCCCCTGGTTTCCCAAGACGACACATAACACACTCACTGACAGACTGGGTCCCCTGGGGGCCCGGGGCTCTGGGTTGGTCCTCTGACGTCCCCAGGCTGGGCCATGATTAGCAATGCTGTTACTGTAAACCTTCAAAGGTCCCAGAATAGGGTCTAGGAAACATCTTTCTACGGTGACCTCAGAAATTCAAGTCAGTTTGACCATGTGCCTTAAACTCACCACTTTCAAATACC
This portion of the Salvelinus sp. IW2-2015 linkage group LG15, ASM291031v2, whole genome shotgun sequence genome encodes:
- the znrf3 gene encoding E3 ubiquitin-protein ligase znrf3 isoform X2, with the protein product MMILPRRRLECVADSVVLVIFVVTTSLGTVFAKDTAFVEVVLFESSPNGDYTTYTTGLQGRFSKAGATISAEGEIVQMHPLGLCNNNDEEDLYEYGWVGVVKLEQPELDPSCLTVLGKAKRAVQRGATAVIFDVSENPDAIDQLNQVAEDPLKRPVVYVKGADAVKLMNIVNKQKVARARIQHRPPRPTEYFDMGIFLAFFVVVSLVCLVLLIKIKLKQRRSQSSMNRMAIQALEKMETRKFKAKVKGQRESSCGASDSLSSSSTSDCAICLEKYIDGEELRVIPCAHRFHKKCVDPWLLQHHTCPHCRHNIIEQKKGNPGPVCMDGNPVHSRQQRVVLPVHYPGRVHRAGQVTTYPTRTSMDPHGNPITMLTVDHHPDPQGLYPPQSAHAGAFLRGYHPHTTVHLDHSLNPHHCGLDHQHRGLGLNPPTYPQHQQSGPHHGAFKRPKFHGRSFSRAACYSQYETMYQHYYFQGLTFPQQGEGAAGVVGVAGGAGPHKGHHSRAFQGGLLYPTVVHMAPATSSRIGEAGSGASGLGCYHGHHSVCSGYLADCPGSDSSSSSSGQCHCSSSDSMLDCTEVSNQGVYGSCSTFRSSLSSDYDPYVYRSKSPCRGSQGEPGATAAGASTACPSTAEDSLTPAPSGGQDGCNLQPQPPPGACGFGSGDQLSSCSLEPNYSSRSSLEQARDTSTTSTTSAGPLEGAADRGKGGQTGEEIGGNHGLGGVGAGACSCCFEVLPSNMECIGQQGQDSDTAGSLASSGRGCHRVTEFHQQSSASQHQQNFYGQGEHLLAPSEQVSYEGLPCFFYKEMKVHRATGGRYNEDYAVNVQYAHHAADSDACSGQGCCGELSQRIPIIHEDTDCEPGLGAETQSSLLLGSIITGEGQGGEGRTGTRWRVEPGEGGYFTSGPFRGQTYPTQEEETRALFHPRNATNHDASGNSKSTDEGLGGI
- the znrf3 gene encoding E3 ubiquitin-protein ligase znrf3 isoform X1 encodes the protein MMILPRRRLECVADSVVLVIFVVTTSLGTVFAKDTAFVEVVLFESSPNGDYTTYTTGLQGRFSKAGATISAEGEIVQMHPLGLCNNNDEEDLYEYGWVGVVKLEQPELDPSCLTVLGKAKRAVQRGATAVIFDVSENPDAIDQLNQVAEDPLKRPVVYVKGADAVKLMNIVNKQKVARARIQHRPPRQPTEYFDMGIFLAFFVVVSLVCLVLLIKIKLKQRRSQSSMNRMAIQALEKMETRKFKAKVKGQRESSCGASDSLSSSSTSDCAICLEKYIDGEELRVIPCAHRFHKKCVDPWLLQHHTCPHCRHNIIEQKKGNPGPVCMDGNPVHSRQQRVVLPVHYPGRVHRAGQVTTYPTRTSMDPHGNPITMLTVDHHPDPQGLYPPQSAHAGAFLRGYHPHTTVHLDHSLNPHHCGLDHQHRGLGLNPPTYPQHQQSGPHHGAFKRPKFHGRSFSRAACYSQYETMYQHYYFQGLTFPQQGEGAAGVVGVAGGAGPHKGHHSRAFQGGLLYPTVVHMAPATSSRIGEAGSGASGLGCYHGHHSVCSGYLADCPGSDSSSSSSGQCHCSSSDSMLDCTEVSNQGVYGSCSTFRSSLSSDYDPYVYRSKSPCRGSQGEPGATAAGASTACPSTAEDSLTPAPSGGQDGCNLQPQPPPGACGFGSGDQLSSCSLEPNYSSRSSLEQARDTSTTSTTSAGPLEGAADRGKGGQTGEEIGGNHGLGGVGAGACSCCFEVLPSNMECIGQQGQDSDTAGSLASSGRGCHRVTEFHQQSSASQHQQNFYGQGEHLLAPSEQVSYEGLPCFFYKEMKVHRATGGRYNEDYAVNVQYAHHAADSDACSGQGCCGELSQRIPIIHEDTDCEPGLGAETQSSLLLGSIITGEGQGGEGRTGTRWRVEPGEGGYFTSGPFRGQTYPTQEEETRALFHPRNATNHDASGNSKSTDEGLGGI